A single window of Agromyces aureus DNA harbors:
- a CDS encoding SLC13 family permease gives MRIAIVGGVLLLVGAAAALFGVLTPDDLAELAGRVLPILAFVVAVTVVAELAAEAGLFRVIAERLAALARGRAIVLWLLVLALATASTIFLSLDTTAVLLTPVVVALAAHARISPIPFALTTVWIANTGSLLLPVSNLTNLLAAERLDLHPLQFAAITAAPAAAAIVVTAAVIFVTRPRQLLARFEPETASPPEDRLLFAVSAVTLVVLMPLLVSGVEVWIPATGAAIVLVIAFAVRRPAVLRFELVPWQLVVFASGLFLAVEALHAVRATDVLGVLAGTGHSPLDLLQVAGVGAFSANVVNNLPAYLALEPFADDPVRMVALLIGVNAGAIITPWGSLATLLWHARLVSADVEISWPRFMLLGLLVAPLVLVAATLALAATA, from the coding sequence GTGCGCATCGCGATCGTCGGAGGGGTGCTGCTGCTCGTCGGAGCTGCGGCCGCGCTGTTCGGCGTGCTCACGCCCGACGACCTGGCCGAGCTCGCGGGCCGGGTGCTGCCGATCCTCGCGTTCGTGGTGGCGGTCACCGTGGTCGCGGAGCTCGCGGCCGAGGCGGGCCTGTTCCGGGTGATCGCCGAGCGCCTCGCGGCCCTCGCACGCGGACGGGCGATCGTGCTGTGGCTGCTCGTGCTGGCGCTCGCGACGGCGTCGACGATCTTCCTCTCGCTCGACACGACGGCGGTGCTGCTCACCCCGGTGGTCGTGGCGCTGGCGGCGCACGCGCGCATCTCGCCGATCCCGTTCGCGCTCACGACCGTGTGGATCGCGAACACGGGTTCGCTCCTGCTGCCCGTCTCGAACCTCACGAACCTGCTCGCGGCCGAGCGACTCGACCTGCATCCGCTGCAGTTCGCCGCGATCACCGCGGCCCCCGCCGCTGCGGCGATCGTGGTCACCGCGGCCGTGATCTTCGTGACGCGGCCGCGCCAGCTGCTCGCGCGCTTCGAGCCCGAGACGGCGAGCCCGCCGGAGGACCGCCTGCTGTTCGCCGTCTCGGCCGTCACGCTCGTCGTGCTCATGCCGCTGCTCGTCTCGGGCGTCGAGGTGTGGATCCCGGCGACGGGGGCCGCGATCGTGCTCGTGATCGCGTTCGCGGTGCGCCGGCCGGCCGTGCTGCGGTTCGAGCTCGTGCCGTGGCAGCTCGTGGTGTTCGCCTCCGGGCTGTTCCTCGCGGTCGAGGCGTTGCACGCCGTGCGGGCGACCGACGTGCTCGGAGTCCTGGCGGGCACCGGGCACTCGCCGCTCGACCTGCTGCAGGTCGCGGGCGTGGGCGCGTTCTCGGCGAACGTCGTGAACAACCTGCCGGCCTACCTCGCCCTCGAACCGTTCGCCGACGATCCCGTGCGCATGGTCGCGCTGCTCATCGGCGTCAACGCCGGCGCGATCATCACGCCGTGGGGATCGCTCGCGACCCTGCTCTGGCATGCGCGACTCGTGTCGGCCGACGTCGAGATCTCGTGGCCGAGGTTCATGCTGCTCGGCCTGCTGGTGGCGCCGCTCGTGCTCGTCGCGGCGACGCTCGCACTCGCGGCGACGGCCTGA
- a CDS encoding LLM class F420-dependent oxidoreductase, with protein sequence MSPLSTVRLGIQVQPQQADYTAIRDTVLRLEELGADIVFNWDHFFPLYGDRDGKHFEAWTMLGAWAEQTERLEFGTLVNCNSYRNADLQADMARTLDHISAKGGEGRFIFGTGSGWFERDYDEYGYEFGTVGGRLNALADALPRIEARWAKLNPAPTRKIPVMIGGKGEQKTLKIVAKHADIWHSFVAPAELGHKLDVLKQWGDEVGRDVSEITVSNELTRGSADLEHADALFDAGVRLFTLGIGGPDYDLTAVREYLAWRDAKNARLAA encoded by the coding sequence ATGAGCCCTCTCTCGACCGTGCGCCTCGGTATCCAGGTGCAGCCCCAGCAGGCCGACTACACCGCGATCCGCGACACCGTGCTGCGGCTCGAGGAGCTCGGCGCCGACATCGTCTTCAACTGGGATCACTTCTTCCCGCTGTACGGCGACCGCGACGGCAAGCACTTCGAGGCGTGGACCATGCTCGGCGCCTGGGCCGAGCAGACCGAGCGACTCGAGTTCGGCACGCTCGTGAACTGCAACTCGTACCGCAACGCCGACCTGCAGGCCGACATGGCCCGCACCCTCGATCACATCAGCGCGAAGGGCGGCGAGGGCCGCTTCATCTTCGGCACCGGGTCGGGCTGGTTCGAGCGCGACTACGACGAGTACGGCTACGAGTTCGGCACGGTCGGCGGGCGCCTGAACGCGCTCGCCGACGCACTGCCGCGCATCGAGGCGCGCTGGGCGAAGCTGAACCCCGCGCCGACGCGCAAGATCCCCGTGATGATCGGCGGCAAGGGCGAGCAGAAGACGCTGAAGATCGTCGCGAAGCACGCCGACATCTGGCACTCGTTCGTCGCGCCCGCCGAGCTCGGGCACAAGCTCGACGTGTTGAAGCAGTGGGGCGACGAGGTCGGCCGCGACGTGTCCGAGATCACGGTGTCGAACGAGCTCACCCGCGGCAGCGCCGACCTCGAGCACGCCGATGCGCTCTTCGACGCGGGCGTGCGCCTCTTCACGCTCGGCATCGGCGGCCCCGACTACGACCTCACGGCCGTGCGCGAGTACCTCGCGTGGCGCGACGCCAAGAACGCGCGGCTGGCGGCCTGA
- a CDS encoding Lrp/AsnC family transcriptional regulator, with protein sequence MDNLDRSILDLLRQNARAGYGDIGSSVGLSASAVKRRVDRLVADGVIRSFTIQVDPAVDGMSTEAYVELFCRGTVAPDELQRILQQVPEVVYAGTVTGSADAIVHMRARDIASLEDALERVRIAPNVDHTRSAIVLSRLVNRSRD encoded by the coding sequence ATGGACAACCTCGATCGCTCGATTCTCGACCTGCTCCGCCAGAATGCACGCGCGGGCTACGGCGACATCGGCTCGTCGGTCGGGCTCTCGGCGTCGGCCGTGAAGCGACGTGTCGACCGCCTCGTCGCCGATGGCGTCATCCGCTCGTTCACGATCCAGGTCGACCCCGCCGTCGACGGCATGTCGACCGAGGCGTACGTCGAACTGTTCTGCCGGGGCACGGTCGCACCCGACGAGCTCCAGCGCATCCTGCAGCAGGTGCCCGAGGTGGTCTACGCGGGAACGGTCACGGGCAGCGCCGACGCCATCGTGCACATGCGCGCGCGCGACATCGCCTCGCTCGAGGACGCCCTCGAACGCGTGCGCATCGCCCCCAACGTCGACCACACGCGCAGCGCCATCGTGCTCTCGCGCCTGGTCAACCGCAGCAGGGACTGA
- the rimK gene encoding 30S ribosomal protein S6--L-glutamate ligase, whose protein sequence is MKLAILSRAPQAYSTQRLRAAALQRGHQVKVLNTLRFAIDLAGAEPDLQYRGRPLSDYDAILPRIGNSITYFGTAVVRQFEQMDVYTPNTSNGITNARDKLRAHQILSRHNIALPPTTFVRNRADVRQAIERVGGAPVVIKLLEGTQGIGVILAPQVKVAEAIIETLHSTKQNVLIQRFIAESRGRDIRALVVGDRVVAAMRRVANGDEFRSNVHRGGSVEPVELTPEYEEAAVRSAQIMGLKVAGVDMLEGNEGPLLMEVNSSPGLQGIETATNLDVAGAIIDYMANQVAFPEIDVRQRLTVSTGYGVAELLVHGNADLVGKTIGESGLWDRDITVLTLHRGTNVIPNPRKGVLLESGDRLLCFGRLEEMRSMIPERRKRRAKVRRLPKEPIPES, encoded by the coding sequence TTGAAACTCGCGATTCTCTCGCGCGCCCCGCAGGCGTACTCGACCCAGCGACTCCGAGCTGCAGCGCTGCAGCGCGGTCATCAGGTCAAGGTGCTGAACACCCTGCGCTTCGCGATCGATCTCGCCGGCGCCGAGCCCGATCTGCAGTACCGCGGTCGCCCGCTCAGCGACTACGACGCGATCCTGCCCCGCATCGGCAACTCGATCACGTACTTCGGCACGGCCGTGGTGCGCCAGTTCGAGCAGATGGACGTCTACACGCCCAACACCTCGAACGGCATCACGAATGCGCGCGACAAGCTCCGCGCCCACCAGATCCTCTCGCGCCACAACATCGCGCTGCCGCCCACGACGTTCGTGCGCAACCGGGCCGATGTGCGCCAGGCCATCGAGCGGGTGGGCGGTGCGCCCGTCGTCATCAAGCTGCTCGAGGGCACGCAGGGCATCGGCGTGATCCTGGCTCCCCAGGTGAAGGTCGCCGAGGCGATCATCGAGACGCTGCACTCGACGAAGCAGAACGTGCTGATCCAGCGGTTCATCGCCGAGAGCCGCGGCCGCGACATCCGCGCGCTCGTGGTCGGCGATCGCGTGGTCGCGGCCATGCGACGGGTCGCGAACGGCGATGAGTTCCGCTCGAACGTGCACCGCGGCGGCAGCGTCGAACCGGTCGAGCTCACGCCCGAGTACGAAGAGGCGGCCGTGCGCTCGGCGCAGATCATGGGCCTCAAGGTCGCCGGCGTCGACATGCTCGAGGGCAACGAGGGCCCGCTGCTCATGGAGGTCAACTCCTCGCCGGGGCTCCAGGGCATCGAGACGGCGACGAACCTCGACGTCGCCGGCGCGATCATCGACTACATGGCCAACCAGGTCGCGTTCCCCGAGATCGACGTGCGCCAACGCCTCACGGTCTCGACGGGCTACGGCGTGGCCGAGCTGCTCGTGCACGGCAACGCCGATCTCGTGGGCAAGACCATCGGCGAATCGGGCCTGTGGGATCGCGACATCACGGTGCTCACGCTGCACCGCGGCACCAACGTCATCCCGAACCCGCGCAAGGGCGTGCTGCTCGAGTCGGGCGACCGCCTGCTCTGCTTCGGTCGCCTCGAGGAGATGCGCTCGATGATCCCCGAGCGCCGCAAGCGCCGCGCGAAGGTGCGCCGCCTGCCCAAGGAGCCCATTCCCGAGAGCTGA
- a CDS encoding APC family permease yields the protein MSALSDAIARRTPDASLGTISPLHGLRRGSVTTLDLVAQSVAAVAPAGGLLILTGGLVERTGSFAFVALLLTTVAVILVALAMSIFARRISAAGGIYTFVTRGLGPAAGMVAGVALLLGYAGVSIDTLRSAVRRIDAAFGGTSRWASDGFASTLLVIGIGAAVTAVIALGARMSTRVMLAVEAVVVVALIAVSVTVFAASGWNLAGIVPEAGSAPSLPSFAEGIGFALVCFVGFESGAALGPESRRPLAAVPRALVWTVGSVAAVYLFGVLAQLSAVAGGREASLLTEADLAANPWLDPVVHAVVAASWIACTLACTNALVRLVFTMAREGVLPRALGRTSARFATPHVAALAAGTVLVIGTLLLVSAGRDSLYRDVVHLAESMAFIIAYLAVCAAATPYLVRIREFSLREAWPALLGTLALAGVAATEMLAEAADDATALCILIALVAAATIAHLLRVRSGRGFAGRIGAYDTPVASDAISSGAPARRS from the coding sequence GTGAGCGCACTGAGCGACGCGATCGCGCGACGGACCCCCGACGCGAGCCTCGGAACCATCTCGCCGTTGCACGGCCTCCGACGCGGATCGGTGACGACGCTCGACCTCGTCGCGCAGTCGGTCGCCGCGGTGGCGCCGGCCGGAGGGCTCCTCATCCTGACGGGCGGCCTGGTCGAGCGCACTGGCTCCTTCGCGTTCGTCGCCCTGCTGCTGACCACGGTGGCGGTGATTCTCGTGGCGCTGGCCATGTCGATCTTCGCTCGACGGATCTCCGCCGCGGGCGGCATCTACACCTTCGTGACGCGGGGCCTCGGGCCGGCCGCCGGGATGGTCGCCGGCGTGGCCCTGCTGCTCGGCTATGCGGGCGTCTCGATCGACACCCTGCGCAGCGCCGTGCGACGGATCGACGCGGCGTTCGGCGGCACCTCGCGGTGGGCGTCCGACGGGTTCGCGTCGACACTGCTCGTGATCGGCATCGGCGCGGCCGTCACCGCGGTCATCGCCCTCGGGGCGCGGATGTCGACGCGCGTCATGCTGGCCGTCGAGGCCGTCGTCGTGGTCGCCCTCATCGCCGTCTCGGTCACCGTGTTCGCGGCGAGCGGGTGGAACCTCGCGGGCATCGTGCCCGAGGCCGGCTCCGCCCCGTCGCTCCCCTCGTTCGCCGAGGGCATCGGGTTCGCGCTCGTGTGCTTCGTCGGCTTCGAGAGTGGGGCGGCCCTCGGTCCGGAGAGCCGGCGGCCGCTCGCCGCGGTGCCCCGCGCGCTGGTGTGGACCGTCGGGTCGGTCGCCGCGGTCTACCTGTTCGGCGTGCTCGCCCAGCTCTCCGCGGTGGCCGGGGGGCGCGAGGCGTCACTGCTGACGGAGGCCGACCTGGCCGCGAACCCGTGGCTCGATCCCGTGGTCCACGCCGTGGTCGCCGCATCGTGGATCGCGTGCACGCTCGCGTGCACGAACGCCCTCGTGCGCCTCGTGTTCACCATGGCCCGCGAGGGCGTGCTCCCGAGGGCGCTCGGGCGCACGTCGGCCCGATTCGCGACGCCGCACGTCGCCGCCCTCGCCGCCGGCACGGTGCTCGTGATCGGAACGCTCCTGCTCGTCTCGGCCGGCAGGGACTCGCTCTACCGCGACGTCGTGCACCTGGCCGAGAGCATGGCGTTCATCATCGCCTACCTCGCGGTCTGCGCCGCGGCGACCCCGTACCTCGTGCGCATCCGGGAGTTCAGCCTCCGCGAAGCCTGGCCGGCGCTCCTCGGCACGCTGGCGCTCGCGGGGGTCGCCGCCACCGAGATGCTCGCCGAGGCGGCCGACGACGCCACGGCGCTCTGCATCCTGATCGCCCTCGTCGCCGCCGCCACGATCGCGCACCTGCTGCGCGTGCGTTCCGGCCGAGGGTTCGCGGGCCGGATCGGCGCATACGACACCCCCGTGGCATCCGATGCCATCTCCTCCGGCGCACCTGCTCGGCGGTCATGA
- the lepB gene encoding signal peptidase I, with the protein MIGRRVVVALAGVVIALGLVGVAAAVHGETVHRADSPSMRPAIEVGDLVVAARLHAEPARGDVVVFSDPGGWGERVARLLGQDRVADTFVKRVVGLPGERIACCTAAGELTVDGVPLAEGYRVPAEGLASVLAFDELVPDDAVFVLGDARSTSIDSRYLGSVPLDAVTGAVQLVVPLGG; encoded by the coding sequence GTGATCGGCCGCCGCGTCGTCGTCGCGCTCGCCGGGGTCGTGATCGCGCTCGGCCTCGTCGGGGTCGCCGCCGCGGTGCACGGAGAGACCGTGCACCGGGCGGACTCCCCGTCGATGCGGCCGGCGATCGAGGTGGGCGACCTGGTGGTCGCGGCGAGGCTCCACGCAGAGCCCGCACGGGGCGACGTGGTGGTGTTCTCCGACCCCGGCGGCTGGGGGGAGCGCGTCGCCCGGCTGCTCGGTCAGGATCGGGTCGCCGACACCTTCGTGAAACGCGTGGTCGGTCTCCCCGGCGAGCGGATCGCCTGCTGCACCGCGGCCGGAGAACTCACGGTCGACGGGGTGCCGCTGGCCGAGGGCTACCGTGTGCCGGCTGAAGGTCTCGCGAGCGTGCTCGCGTTCGACGAGCTCGTTCCCGACGACGCCGTGTTCGTGCTCGGCGACGCGCGCTCGACGTCGATCGACTCGCGCTACCTCGGAAGCGTGCCGCTGGATGCGGTGACCGGCGCCGTGCAGCTGGTGGTGCCGCTCGGCGGTTGA
- a CDS encoding LPXTG cell wall anchor domain-containing protein — protein sequence MKRISRAIAVTATALAVTAGLAVIPVTSASAAVPLVNCSGDALIEKSFDNGTDWQMCWRVDSKHGLVLEQVAVRAPGEDAFRRVLDSVSLGQLNVPYDTGKNVWNDITSYGFGNQYLQKLSAAECSTGTLRDYGQAWSVTRRGVTTNYLRTIPSLCITDTTRDMSYRSHEQTWGSIEDKPLFTATGQAFNLTIVSKVDWYEYATKVEFTDEGAISFNLGATGDISYEDFDADATTGWPVGTDAANYAASHWHNAFWRLDFGLDGQSLQQVEQYDSTLGEPGEMAPLMHTTGATIEHPANLVPAADTTWWRVVAPESRNADNHARSYEFVFPGSQLYQGNPITQPLISVTNYADCEQFASNNLNPACPNLSVLDYVANSADAALTDPVAWVNSGFHHVVRDEDQSPMQTHWQSFSIMPRDWTAQSMSTPDARTCINGDTGGEIHSDETPCEAVVPTEPEPTDPPATEPPTTTEPPTPTDPADPGEAEPTLTLSTTELIPGESFELEGAGFAADESVEVVLHSDPITVGALTADGSGTVSGALKVPTGAPEGSHTVVVTGTESGLTAKVGVTVAAAAGTAGAGAGLLASTGTALPIAAATVALVLLAAGALLVIRRRRRSAISAI from the coding sequence ATGAAGAGGATCTCCCGCGCGATCGCCGTCACCGCGACGGCACTCGCCGTCACGGCCGGCCTCGCCGTCATCCCGGTGACCTCGGCTTCGGCCGCGGTGCCGCTCGTGAACTGCTCGGGCGACGCGCTCATCGAGAAGTCGTTCGACAACGGCACGGACTGGCAGATGTGCTGGCGCGTCGACAGCAAGCACGGGCTCGTGCTCGAGCAGGTCGCCGTCAGGGCGCCGGGCGAGGACGCGTTCCGACGCGTGCTCGACTCGGTGAGCCTCGGCCAGCTCAACGTGCCCTACGACACCGGCAAGAACGTCTGGAACGACATCACGTCGTACGGCTTCGGCAACCAGTACCTGCAGAAGCTCAGCGCGGCCGAGTGCAGCACCGGCACCCTCCGCGACTACGGACAGGCCTGGAGCGTGACCCGGCGCGGCGTGACGACGAACTACCTGCGCACGATCCCCTCGCTCTGCATCACCGACACCACGCGCGACATGTCGTACCGCTCGCACGAGCAGACCTGGGGCTCCATCGAGGACAAGCCGCTGTTCACCGCGACCGGACAGGCGTTCAACCTGACCATCGTCTCGAAGGTCGACTGGTACGAGTACGCGACCAAGGTCGAGTTCACCGACGAGGGCGCGATCTCGTTCAACCTCGGTGCCACCGGCGACATCTCGTACGAGGACTTCGACGCCGACGCCACCACCGGATGGCCCGTCGGAACGGATGCCGCGAACTACGCGGCCTCGCACTGGCACAACGCGTTCTGGCGCCTCGACTTCGGTCTCGACGGCCAGAGCCTGCAGCAGGTCGAGCAGTACGACTCCACGCTCGGCGAGCCGGGCGAGATGGCCCCGCTGATGCATACGACGGGAGCGACGATCGAGCATCCGGCGAACCTCGTGCCCGCGGCGGACACGACCTGGTGGCGCGTTGTGGCCCCTGAGAGCCGCAACGCAGACAACCACGCCCGTTCGTACGAGTTCGTGTTCCCGGGTTCGCAGCTCTACCAGGGCAACCCGATCACGCAGCCGCTCATCAGCGTCACGAACTACGCCGACTGCGAGCAGTTCGCGAGCAACAACCTCAACCCCGCGTGCCCCAACCTGAGCGTGCTCGACTACGTCGCGAACAGTGCGGATGCCGCGTTGACCGACCCGGTGGCGTGGGTCAACAGCGGATTCCACCACGTCGTGCGCGACGAGGACCAGAGCCCGATGCAGACGCACTGGCAGTCGTTCTCGATCATGCCGCGCGACTGGACGGCGCAGTCGATGAGCACGCCCGACGCGAGGACGTGCATCAACGGTGACACCGGCGGTGAGATCCACAGCGATGAGACGCCGTGCGAGGCGGTCGTACCGACCGAGCCGGAGCCGACCGACCCGCCGGCGACGGAACCGCCGACCACGACGGAGCCGCCGACACCGACCGATCCGGCGGATCCGGGCGAGGCCGAGCCGACGCTGACCCTGTCGACCACGGAGCTCATCCCGGGCGAGAGCTTCGAGCTCGAAGGAGCCGGCTTCGCGGCCGACGAGTCGGTCGAGGTGGTGCTGCATTCGGATCCGATCACGGTCGGCGCGCTCACTGCCGACGGCTCAGGGACCGTCAGCGGGGCCTTGAAGGTGCCCACCGGGGCGCCGGAGGGATCGCACACGGTCGTCGTGACGGGCACCGAATCCGGCCTGACCGCGAAGGTCGGCGTGACGGTCGCTGCGGCCGCCGGAACGGCGGGAGCCGGCGCCGGGCTGCTCGCCTCGACCGGAACGGCGCTGCCGATCGCGGCGGCGACGGTGGCACTCGTGCTCCTCGCGGCGGGAGCGCTTCTCGTGATCCGTCGTCGACGTCGATCTGCGATCTCGGCGATCTGA
- a CDS encoding DUF305 domain-containing protein, translating to MRRPIATTVALAVVLVAGAAMVGPRLAAADAARAAERIDGAPGSTVMSASGRAATSDALMPSEAGVDPTGAVDDLPNDADMLFAMMMIPHHEQAVELSKLLAATPDIDEFSISLAAFIETDQTKEIAAMHAWLEAWHGVGVMNHAGGGTMAGMATPEQIAEFDSLSGAAAEARFLDLMIAHHRGALAMADDAIADGRNSYIRSLAKHIAAEQEREIAAMTLRLDEL from the coding sequence ATGCGACGTCCCATCGCGACGACCGTCGCCCTCGCGGTCGTCCTCGTGGCCGGTGCGGCCATGGTCGGACCGAGGCTCGCGGCGGCCGACGCCGCACGGGCGGCCGAACGGATCGACGGCGCACCGGGGAGCACCGTCATGTCGGCCTCCGGCCGAGCCGCGACATCCGATGCCCTCATGCCCTCGGAGGCCGGCGTCGACCCGACGGGCGCGGTCGACGACCTGCCGAACGACGCGGACATGCTGTTCGCGATGATGATGATCCCGCACCACGAGCAGGCCGTCGAGCTCTCGAAGCTGCTCGCTGCGACGCCCGACATCGACGAGTTCTCGATCTCGCTCGCGGCCTTCATCGAAACCGACCAGACCAAGGAGATCGCGGCCATGCACGCGTGGCTCGAGGCCTGGCACGGTGTCGGCGTCATGAATCACGCAGGGGGCGGAACGATGGCCGGAATGGCGACGCCGGAGCAGATCGCCGAGTTCGACTCGCTCTCGGGCGCAGCTGCCGAGGCGCGCTTCCTCGACCTCATGATCGCGCACCATCGCGGTGCGCTCGCCATGGCCGACGACGCGATCGCCGATGGCCGCAACAGCTACATCCGCTCGCTCGCCAAGCACATCGCCGCCGAGCAGGAGCGTGAGATCGCGGCGATGACCCTCAGGCTGGACGAGCTGTGA
- a CDS encoding DUF4097 family beta strand repeat-containing protein, which translates to MNHTARTVSIGAVAAAAVLAFSGCGLLTPPERFSDDASLDDTVHTIEIDEPDGSVIVTGAAEATGIQVERTVSYRGERTVGETFEVDDGVLVLSGCGRNCTVDYTIELPIGVDVRGATTNGEVSLTGVNEVDVSTANGRIELDDVTGAIEVETSNGRIEGRGLAGTGIRASTSNGAIDLRLSTPQDVDARTSNGAIDLAVPTEGAGYRVTTDTSNGAVDVDIDEDSDGEFALELATSNGAITVTGR; encoded by the coding sequence ATGAACCACACAGCACGCACGGTCTCGATCGGCGCCGTCGCCGCGGCGGCGGTCCTGGCGTTCAGCGGATGCGGGCTCCTGACCCCACCCGAACGGTTCAGCGACGACGCGAGCCTCGACGACACGGTGCACACGATCGAGATCGACGAGCCCGACGGCAGCGTCATCGTGACGGGAGCGGCCGAGGCCACCGGCATCCAGGTCGAACGCACGGTCTCGTACCGGGGCGAACGGACCGTCGGGGAGACCTTCGAGGTCGACGACGGCGTGCTCGTGCTCAGCGGATGCGGGCGCAACTGCACGGTCGACTACACGATCGAGCTGCCGATCGGCGTCGACGTGCGCGGGGCGACCACGAACGGCGAGGTCTCACTCACGGGCGTGAACGAGGTCGACGTCTCGACCGCGAACGGCCGCATCGAACTCGACGACGTCACCGGGGCGATCGAGGTCGAGACGAGCAACGGACGCATCGAGGGCCGCGGCCTCGCCGGCACCGGCATCCGCGCGTCGACGTCGAACGGCGCGATCGACCTGCGCCTCTCGACCCCGCAGGACGTCGACGCGCGCACCTCGAACGGCGCGATCGACCTCGCGGTGCCGACCGAGGGCGCCGGCTACCGGGTCACGACCGACACCTCGAACGGCGCGGTCGACGTCGACATCGACGAGGACTCCGACGGCGAGTTCGCGCTCGAGCTCGCGACGTCGAACGGGGCGATCACCGTCACCGGCCGCTGA
- a CDS encoding IclR family transcriptional regulator: protein MSGPASGSGIALALAVLEEVARGGPTLSANRIAQLLGMPRASAYRLINSLTSDEYLLRHPTLDGFVLGVRVVELAHLIAPRTADPTPEIIAALRERTGEAVHFVRYPGGRVVIVDEDPDLPLLSIDRTRRQLGATAIGRLLLAEFPPLEATVDPVAARVVADSARASGISIDERLRIASEIERLGYAWCTEPGAVARACIAVPVRSPEGELVAAVVLSTVGAERDRVARHLGALLDASAELAHRAYAVDPQRG, encoded by the coding sequence ATGAGCGGGCCGGCGAGCGGCAGCGGGATCGCCCTCGCGCTGGCGGTCCTCGAAGAGGTCGCGCGCGGCGGCCCGACGCTCTCGGCCAACCGCATCGCGCAACTGCTCGGCATGCCGCGCGCGAGCGCGTACCGCCTGATCAACTCGCTCACGAGCGACGAGTACCTGCTCCGGCATCCGACGCTCGACGGCTTCGTGCTGGGGGTGCGCGTGGTCGAGCTCGCCCACCTCATCGCGCCCCGCACGGCCGACCCGACGCCCGAGATCATCGCCGCGCTCCGCGAACGCACCGGCGAGGCGGTGCACTTCGTGCGCTACCCCGGCGGTCGGGTCGTGATCGTCGACGAGGACCCCGACCTTCCGCTGCTCTCGATCGACCGGACCCGCCGCCAGCTCGGGGCGACCGCGATCGGTCGGCTCCTCCTCGCCGAGTTCCCACCGCTGGAGGCGACCGTCGACCCCGTCGCGGCACGGGTCGTGGCCGACTCGGCGCGCGCCTCCGGCATCTCGATCGACGAGCGTCTGCGCATCGCGTCCGAGATCGAACGGCTGGGGTACGCCTGGTGCACCGAGCCAGGGGCGGTGGCGCGCGCGTGCATCGCCGTTCCGGTGCGCTCCCCCGAGGGCGAGCTGGTCGCGGCGGTCGTGCTCTCGACCGTCGGGGCCGAGCGCGATCGGGTGGCGCGGCATCTGGGCGCGCTGCTCGACGCGAGTGCCGAGCTGGCGCATCGGGCCTACGCGGTGGATCCCCAGAGGGGCTGA
- a CDS encoding GntR family transcriptional regulator, whose protein sequence is MTDAAGGPFALSIDPAASAPPYEQLRRQVVEAVTAGSLAPGTRMPTVRALATELDLAVNTVAKAYKSLEADGVIEGRGRAGTFVSATGDPSTQQAQLAAIAYADRVHHLGLDDDAALALVASALRARAAPPVE, encoded by the coding sequence ATGACGGATGCCGCAGGCGGCCCGTTCGCGCTCAGCATCGACCCCGCGGCATCCGCCCCGCCGTACGAGCAGTTGCGACGGCAGGTCGTCGAGGCCGTCACCGCAGGTTCGCTCGCCCCCGGAACCCGGATGCCGACCGTGCGCGCCCTCGCCACCGAACTGGACCTCGCCGTCAACACCGTCGCCAAGGCCTACAAGTCGCTCGAGGCCGATGGCGTGATCGAGGGACGCGGGCGTGCGGGCACCTTCGTCTCGGCCACGGGCGACCCGTCGACGCAGCAGGCGCAGCTCGCCGCCATCGCCTACGCCGACCGCGTGCACCACCTCGGCCTCGACGATGACGCGGCGCTCGCGCTCGTCGCGTCGGCGCTCCGCGCGCGAGCTGCGCCGCCGGTCGAGTAG